A single region of the Acidobacteriota bacterium genome encodes:
- the lpxB gene encoding lipid-A-disaccharide synthase produces the protein MILISCGEPSGDLYAGALTRALRAVDPSVTVCGLGGDHLRDAGAELVGHYRGLAATGLSEALAVVPRSFATYRRMVARARAERPDVFVAIDFPEINFRVAAAMRRLGVPVVYYIGPQLWAWRRGRIRTMGQVVDRVLVIFPFETEIYRQADIPVEFVGHPLLEVTTPSVAREPFLRELGLDPAAPTVALLPGSRPNELRAILPDVAHAARRIRERVPGAQFVVARAPQLDEDLFAPIGPLVSAGVAAVVEGRTDDALAASDAVVTASGTATVQAAIHQKPMVIVYRLSAITFCIVKAFSHVPNAGMVNLIAGRQVVPELLQDAFTPDAVADEVVRFLTDTELAVRTRAALADVRDRLGSPGASRRAAARILESARRTGQPNPI, from the coding sequence GTGATCCTCATCTCGTGCGGCGAACCCTCGGGTGACCTGTACGCCGGCGCCCTGACCCGCGCGTTGCGTGCGGTTGATCCCTCGGTGACGGTTTGCGGCCTCGGCGGCGACCACCTGCGCGATGCCGGCGCGGAGCTGGTGGGGCACTACCGGGGGCTGGCCGCGACCGGGTTGTCGGAAGCGCTCGCGGTAGTGCCCCGCTCGTTCGCGACCTACCGGCGCATGGTGGCGCGCGCCCGCGCGGAGAGGCCGGATGTCTTCGTAGCGATCGATTTCCCGGAGATCAACTTCCGCGTCGCCGCGGCGATGCGCCGCCTGGGCGTGCCCGTCGTCTACTACATCGGACCGCAGCTCTGGGCGTGGCGGCGGGGCCGGATCCGGACGATGGGGCAGGTCGTCGACCGGGTTCTCGTGATCTTTCCGTTCGAGACGGAGATCTATCGCCAGGCGGATATCCCGGTCGAGTTCGTGGGCCATCCGCTGCTGGAAGTGACGACGCCGTCGGTTGCGCGGGAGCCCTTCCTGCGTGAGCTGGGGCTCGATCCGGCCGCGCCGACCGTCGCCCTGCTGCCGGGGAGCCGGCCGAACGAGCTGCGCGCAATCCTGCCCGATGTGGCGCACGCGGCCAGGCGCATCCGCGAGCGCGTGCCGGGCGCGCAGTTTGTCGTCGCCCGGGCGCCGCAGCTTGACGAGGACCTCTTTGCGCCAATCGGACCGCTCGTGTCCGCAGGCGTGGCGGCGGTGGTGGAAGGGCGGACCGACGACGCCCTGGCGGCGTCCGACGCCGTAGTTACCGCGTCGGGCACGGCGACCGTGCAGGCCGCCATCCATCAGAAGCCGATGGTGATCGTCTACCGGTTGTCGGCCATCACCTTCTGCATCGTGAAGGCGTTTTCTCACGTCCCGAACGCGGGGATGGTGAATCTGATCGCGGGAAGGCAGGTGGTGCCGGAACTCCTGCAGGATGCCTTCACGCCGGACGCGGTGGCCGACGAAGTGGTCCGTTTCCTGACGGATACGGAACTCGCCGTCCGCACGCGCGCCGCGCTCGCGGACGTGCGCGACCGACTGGGCAGTCCGGGCGCCAGCCGTCGCGCCGCGGCGCGTATTCTGGAGTCCGCGCGACGGACGGGCCAGCCCAACCCCATATAA
- a CDS encoding TonB-dependent receptor, whose product MLVSVCPAVGAVRAAALVAVLLLGSAVSVAGQANTGTLEGVVRDESGGVLPGATVVATHAESGFSVERVTGADGRYYMASLPIGEWTISAEVPGFRRVVQTGVFLDLGRTLDLAFQLDLGQITEEVTVTAAAPLLQSTTAEISDVIDTREVEQIPLNGRQFLQLAQLSDAVVIPPGGTRGAALQQAGPLPNVGGQRAGHNIYLLDGVKVTDELFNNLVINPSVDSIQEFKIQKSMYPPEFGGKASALINVATKSGGNQIHGSAFAFVRDERFDAHNYFDPPDEPVPPLDQRQFGGSLGGPLVTDRTFAFVSFEGQRTQRSLTKTFSVPSVPVRGGDFAGQAPICDPLTRDPATGACGTFFPGNRIPAGRIDPVAAAFLQAVPMPSGSGEVQNLTSVEQSESDINQFSARIDHRFGQADQFFARFSTFDAEDLQPFGTSIQQESLIPGFGRTLTTRTRNLALSWARPIGTTFLSETRFGWMRVEGGQASLNRGVDFAGPLGIAGVTRDPRDVGYPQIDTAGLYSAMGDPASFVYRNNEHFELYQNVLIDRGNHHLKFGGYWFHLRFRPENPDTPRGRFAYTGRFSGNPFADFLLGYPVSARAGIGGRGDENARTNWMHLFAQDDWRVRDGLTLNFGLRYEFNQHMRDVDNRLSTIDLSVPGGRYVIASDDAGNISPAAEALLPLIPIPWVTSAEAGWDRSLLRPSKVRLAPRFGFAWQPDDGGRTVVRGGYGVFLNQWAYSVQTAFARNLPFFLLKQVDVPAGQFVPLADTRTILASDPTGSIGGSIMDYDYFVEYTQTWSGGLQTELGPSQMLELFYMGSYTIGADNSTIHNVPVPGPGPISARRPVPQLAGIRAIRFDGKSIYHAVTVKTVRRIRDGLAFDLAYTLSRSEDDASSPGATAFERNVPQDVRNIFPGEVALSSFDHRHQFVGSATYELPFAAGAGGAREALFGNWRVNGIVSAQSGAPFTVNVTDDIANIGAGPAQRPDLTGDPNLPLGQRTPERWFDTDAFSLQDPFTYGSAPRNPVFAPGYFNIDLSVAKNWFLDDGSRLEFRWEIFNLLNRANFDLPNRFFGSPNFGRIFSALNAREMQFGLRWAF is encoded by the coding sequence ATGCTGGTATCCGTCTGTCCCGCCGTAGGAGCGGTTCGTGCGGCCGCGCTGGTGGCCGTGCTGCTTCTCGGCAGCGCGGTTTCCGTGGCCGGCCAGGCGAATACCGGGACCCTGGAAGGGGTCGTTCGCGATGAATCGGGGGGTGTCCTGCCAGGTGCTACGGTGGTCGCGACCCATGCCGAGAGCGGCTTCTCGGTCGAACGGGTGACGGGCGCCGACGGACGCTACTACATGGCGTCGCTGCCCATCGGGGAATGGACCATCAGCGCCGAAGTGCCCGGCTTCCGCCGGGTGGTCCAGACCGGCGTCTTCCTCGATCTGGGACGCACCCTGGATCTGGCGTTTCAGCTCGACCTGGGACAGATCACCGAAGAGGTGACGGTCACCGCGGCGGCGCCGCTGCTGCAGTCGACGACGGCGGAAATCAGCGACGTGATCGACACGCGCGAGGTGGAGCAGATCCCCCTGAACGGACGCCAGTTCCTGCAGCTCGCGCAACTGAGTGACGCGGTCGTGATCCCGCCGGGCGGGACGCGCGGCGCGGCGTTGCAGCAGGCGGGACCGCTGCCGAACGTCGGCGGCCAGCGCGCCGGCCACAACATCTACCTGCTCGACGGGGTGAAGGTGACCGACGAGCTGTTCAACAACCTGGTGATCAATCCGTCGGTCGATTCGATCCAGGAATTCAAGATCCAGAAATCGATGTATCCGCCGGAGTTCGGTGGCAAGGCGTCGGCGCTCATAAACGTCGCCACCAAGTCGGGTGGCAACCAGATTCATGGCAGCGCCTTCGCCTTCGTCCGCGACGAGCGGTTCGACGCGCACAACTACTTCGACCCCCCCGACGAGCCGGTCCCGCCGCTCGATCAACGCCAGTTCGGCGGCAGTCTGGGCGGGCCGCTCGTCACCGACCGGACGTTCGCCTTCGTCAGCTTCGAAGGACAGCGGACCCAGCGGTCGCTCACGAAGACCTTCTCCGTGCCCTCGGTGCCGGTCCGCGGCGGCGACTTCGCCGGCCAGGCGCCGATCTGCGATCCGCTCACGCGCGATCCGGCGACGGGCGCCTGCGGTACGTTCTTTCCCGGCAACCGAATTCCGGCCGGCCGGATCGACCCGGTCGCCGCCGCGTTTCTCCAGGCGGTGCCAATGCCGAGTGGCAGCGGCGAGGTGCAGAACCTGACCTCGGTCGAGCAGTCGGAGTCGGACATCAATCAGTTCAGCGCCCGGATCGATCACCGCTTCGGGCAGGCGGATCAGTTCTTCGCGCGCTTCTCGACATTCGACGCCGAGGACCTCCAGCCGTTCGGGACCAGCATCCAGCAGGAGTCGCTCATCCCGGGCTTCGGCCGGACTCTCACCACGCGCACGCGCAACCTCGCGCTGAGCTGGGCGCGGCCCATCGGAACGACATTCCTGAGCGAGACGCGGTTCGGCTGGATGCGGGTGGAAGGCGGGCAGGCGAGCCTGAACCGGGGCGTCGACTTCGCCGGCCCGCTCGGCATCGCGGGAGTGACCCGCGATCCGCGCGACGTCGGCTATCCCCAGATCGACACCGCCGGTCTGTACAGCGCCATGGGCGATCCGGCCAGCTTCGTCTACCGGAACAACGAGCACTTCGAGCTGTACCAGAACGTGCTGATCGACCGGGGCAACCACCACCTGAAATTCGGGGGTTACTGGTTCCACCTTCGGTTCCGGCCGGAGAATCCCGACACCCCCCGGGGTCGTTTCGCCTACACGGGGCGCTTCAGCGGCAATCCCTTCGCGGATTTCCTGCTGGGCTATCCGGTCTCCGCCCGCGCCGGCATCGGCGGCCGCGGCGACGAGAATGCCCGCACGAACTGGATGCACCTGTTCGCCCAGGACGACTGGCGCGTGCGCGACGGCCTGACTCTGAACTTCGGGCTGCGCTACGAGTTCAATCAGCACATGCGCGACGTGGACAACCGGCTGTCGACGATCGACCTGTCCGTTCCGGGGGGGCGTTATGTGATTGCGAGCGACGACGCGGGGAACATCTCGCCCGCGGCCGAGGCGTTGCTGCCGCTCATTCCGATTCCGTGGGTGACGTCGGCCGAGGCGGGATGGGACCGGAGCCTGCTGCGGCCGAGCAAGGTGCGGCTTGCGCCGCGCTTCGGCTTTGCGTGGCAGCCGGATGACGGCGGACGGACCGTGGTGCGGGGAGGCTACGGCGTCTTCCTGAACCAGTGGGCCTACAGCGTGCAGACCGCCTTCGCCCGCAATCTGCCGTTCTTCCTGCTGAAGCAGGTGGATGTGCCGGCGGGCCAGTTCGTGCCGCTGGCCGACACGCGGACGATTCTGGCGTCAGACCCGACGGGCAGCATCGGCGGCTCGATCATGGACTACGACTACTTCGTCGAGTACACGCAGACCTGGAGCGGCGGCCTGCAGACGGAGCTGGGGCCGAGCCAGATGCTCGAGCTCTTCTACATGGGGTCGTACACGATCGGCGCCGACAACTCGACCATCCACAACGTGCCGGTCCCCGGCCCCGGGCCGATCAGCGCGCGGCGCCCGGTGCCGCAGCTCGCCGGCATCCGCGCCATCCGCTTCGACGGCAAGTCGATCTATCACGCCGTCACTGTCAAGACGGTCCGCCGCATCCGCGACGGCCTGGCGTTCGACCTCGCCTACACGCTGTCGCGGTCGGAGGACGATGCGTCCAGCCCGGGGGCGACCGCCTTCGAGAGGAACGTGCCGCAGGACGTGCGCAACATCTTCCCGGGCGAGGTGGCGCTGTCGAGCTTCGATCACCGTCACCAGTTCGTGGGGAGCGCGACCTACGAGCTTCCGTTCGCGGCCGGCGCCGGCGGCGCGCGCGAGGCGCTGTTCGGCAACTGGCGGGTGAACGGCATCGTCTCCGCGCAGTCGGGTGCGCCGTTCACGGTGAACGTCACCGACGACATCGCCAATATCGGCGCCGGCCCGGCCCAGCGCCCCGACTTGACCGGCGACCCCAACCTGCCGCTGGGCCAGCGGACGCCGGAGCGCTGGTTCGATACCGACGCGTTCAGCCTTCAGGATCCGTTCACGTACGGCAGCGCGCCGCGCAACCCGGTCTTCGCCCCCGGCTATTTCAACATCGACCTGTCGGTCGCCAAGAACTGGTTCCTCGACGACGGCAGCCGGCTGGAGTTCCGCTGGGAGATCTTCAACCTGCTCAACCGCGCCAACTTCGACCTCCCGAACCGCTTCTTCGGGTCTCCCAACTTCGGCCGTATCTTCAGCGCCCTCAACGCGCGGGAGATGCAGTTCGGCCTCCGCTGGGCGTTCTAG
- a CDS encoding amidohydrolase family protein: protein MTRTRVVAGVISVLFLALGLPVSGLLAPIDAQAPDGDSRVLIRAGLLLDGTGGMRENARLTVDGNRITRVDGLRGAVDYDLSDLTLMPGWIDTHVHLTSHFDASGRVHGAPGAREESEGELMLHAVANAWRNLQAGVTTVQSLGSEIDGPLRDRIAAGDIPGPRVLTSLRPVTAATGDVDAIRAFVRQLEADGADVIKIFASGSIRDGGERTLSDEQIEAACDEARAQGLRSAVHAYGAEVVSAVARAGCNQVEHANHYDADTIALLAEHGTFVGFHTGLLWDNYAQFRPRFIGVGNYTEIGFERMREARRVGLDTLRETLRHGDVQIVFGTDATAGAHGRNFEELIVRVDEAGQNPMDAIISATSMAARAIGMEDDLGQIAPGFIADLVAVEGNPAINIEALRNVRFVMRDGIVYRNDP from the coding sequence ATGACACGGACGAGAGTCGTAGCCGGAGTCATCAGCGTTCTGTTCCTCGCCCTCGGGCTGCCCGTATCCGGGCTGCTCGCGCCGATCGATGCCCAGGCGCCGGACGGCGATAGCCGGGTCCTGATCCGGGCCGGCCTGTTACTCGACGGAACCGGCGGGATGCGCGAGAACGCACGCCTTACGGTTGACGGCAACCGGATCACGCGGGTCGACGGGTTGCGCGGGGCCGTCGACTACGACCTGTCGGACCTGACCCTGATGCCCGGCTGGATCGACACGCACGTCCACCTCACCTCGCACTTCGACGCGAGCGGCAGGGTGCACGGCGCCCCCGGCGCTCGGGAAGAGAGCGAGGGAGAGCTGATGCTGCACGCCGTGGCGAACGCCTGGCGCAACCTGCAGGCGGGTGTCACCACGGTGCAGAGTCTCGGCAGCGAGATCGACGGACCGCTCCGCGATCGGATCGCCGCCGGCGACATTCCGGGCCCGCGGGTGCTGACGTCGCTTCGTCCGGTGACCGCCGCCACCGGCGACGTGGACGCGATCCGTGCGTTCGTCCGGCAACTCGAGGCGGACGGCGCCGATGTCATCAAGATCTTCGCTTCGGGCAGCATCCGCGACGGCGGCGAGCGGACGCTGAGCGACGAGCAGATCGAGGCGGCCTGCGACGAGGCGCGCGCCCAGGGGCTCCGCTCCGCCGTGCACGCCTACGGTGCGGAAGTGGTTAGCGCGGTGGCCCGGGCCGGTTGCAACCAGGTGGAGCATGCCAACCACTATGACGCCGACACCATCGCCCTGCTCGCCGAGCACGGTACGTTCGTCGGTTTCCACACCGGCCTGCTCTGGGACAACTACGCGCAGTTCCGCCCGCGGTTCATCGGCGTCGGGAACTACACCGAGATCGGCTTCGAGCGGATGCGTGAAGCGCGCCGCGTCGGCCTCGACACGTTGCGCGAAACACTTCGCCACGGCGACGTCCAGATCGTCTTCGGAACCGACGCCACGGCGGGCGCGCACGGACGAAACTTCGAGGAGTTAATCGTTCGCGTGGACGAAGCGGGCCAGAATCCGATGGACGCGATCATCTCCGCCACCTCGATGGCCGCGCGCGCGATCGGCATGGAGGACGACCTGGGTCAGATCGCTCCCGGGTTCATCGCCGACCTCGTCGCCGTCGAGGGCAACCCCGCCATCAACATCGAGGCGTTGCGCAACGTCCGGTTCGTCATGCGGGACGGGATCGTCTACCGGAACGATCCGTAG
- a CDS encoding ABC transporter ATP-binding protein, which translates to MPDVPQPRRKRKLTATAWEEARGLMWRYRYRLALGLVLILVSRLAGLVLPAMSRYILDEVIPAQRTDELFMLAGVGLAAAVVQSATGFALSQVLGVAAQRAITEMRKQVMAHVSRLPIRYFDSTQTGVLISRVMTDAEGIRNLVGTGLAHLAGGLLTASIALVWLFWLNWRLTLLTVLVLGLFGITMAVAFSRIRPVFRERGKINAEVTGRLGETLSGIRIVKAYGVEKREQLVFARGAHRLFRNVAKTVTGVSAVTSISTFVMGLIGAMMIVLGGNALMSGSWTTGELLQYLIFTGLVIAPVIQISQIGTQVTEAFAGLDRIREVREMATEDQEDETRDRLGACRGEIRLEDIWFEYEPDVPVLKGVSLEAAPGTTTALVGSSGSGKSTLISLVMAFNRPTAGRVLIDGRDLQNISLKDYRARLGVVLQENFLFDGTIRANLAFSNPRATDEEIREVSRLAHCDEFINQFPDGYDTIVGERGVKLSGGQRQRVAIARAILADPGILILDEATSSLDSESEALIQDGLRALRAGRTSFVIAHRLSTIRSADQILVLEAGEVVEQGTHDELMALDGRYKQLYDRQYGLERNRFINPGEDFTPDPAPVAIPRSHG; encoded by the coding sequence ATGCCCGACGTGCCCCAGCCTCGCAGGAAACGCAAGCTGACCGCCACGGCGTGGGAGGAAGCGCGTGGCCTGATGTGGCGCTACCGCTACCGGCTGGCCCTCGGTCTGGTGCTGATCCTGGTGAGTCGCCTCGCCGGCCTGGTGCTGCCGGCGATGTCGCGCTACATCCTCGACGAGGTGATTCCGGCGCAACGGACCGACGAGCTGTTCATGCTGGCCGGGGTCGGCCTTGCCGCCGCGGTCGTGCAGTCCGCGACCGGCTTCGCCCTGTCGCAGGTGCTCGGCGTCGCCGCCCAGCGCGCCATCACCGAGATGCGGAAGCAGGTGATGGCCCACGTCTCGCGCCTGCCGATCCGCTACTTCGATTCGACGCAGACCGGCGTTCTGATATCCCGGGTCATGACCGACGCCGAAGGGATCCGGAACCTCGTCGGCACCGGGCTGGCTCACCTGGCGGGGGGATTGCTCACCGCGTCGATCGCGCTCGTGTGGCTCTTCTGGCTCAACTGGCGGCTGACGCTGCTGACGGTGCTCGTGCTCGGTCTGTTCGGGATCACGATGGCCGTCGCCTTCTCGCGGATCCGGCCCGTTTTCCGGGAGCGGGGGAAGATCAACGCCGAAGTCACGGGGCGGCTCGGCGAGACCCTCAGCGGCATCCGGATCGTGAAGGCCTACGGCGTCGAGAAGCGCGAGCAACTGGTCTTTGCGCGCGGCGCCCATCGCCTGTTCCGCAACGTCGCCAAGACGGTAACCGGAGTTTCCGCCGTTACGTCCATCTCCACGTTCGTGATGGGGCTCATCGGCGCCATGATGATCGTCCTCGGAGGCAACGCGCTGATGTCCGGGTCGTGGACGACCGGCGAGCTGCTGCAGTACCTCATCTTCACCGGACTCGTCATCGCCCCGGTTATTCAGATTTCTCAGATCGGGACGCAGGTCACCGAGGCGTTCGCGGGACTCGACCGGATCCGCGAGGTCCGAGAGATGGCGACCGAGGATCAGGAGGACGAAACGCGGGACCGGCTGGGTGCGTGCCGCGGCGAAATCCGGCTGGAGGACATCTGGTTCGAGTACGAGCCGGACGTGCCGGTCCTGAAGGGAGTCTCACTCGAGGCGGCTCCCGGCACCACCACCGCGCTGGTCGGATCGAGCGGCTCGGGCAAGAGCACGCTGATCAGCCTGGTGATGGCATTCAACCGTCCGACGGCCGGCCGCGTCCTGATCGACGGACGCGACCTCCAGAACATCAGCCTGAAGGACTACCGCGCCCGTCTCGGCGTCGTGCTGCAGGAGAACTTCCTCTTCGATGGCACCATCCGCGCCAACCTCGCGTTCTCGAACCCGCGTGCGACGGACGAGGAAATCCGCGAGGTGAGTCGCTTGGCGCACTGCGACGAGTTCATCAATCAGTTCCCCGACGGCTACGACACGATCGTGGGCGAGCGGGGCGTCAAGCTCTCCGGCGGTCAGCGGCAGCGCGTCGCGATCGCACGCGCCATCCTCGCCGACCCCGGCATCCTGATTCTGGACGAGGCGACGTCCAGCCTCGACAGCGAGAGCGAGGCGCTGATTCAGGACGGGCTGCGCGCCCTGCGCGCCGGACGCACCAGCTTCGTCATCGCGCACCGGCTGTCGACGATCCGCAGCGCGGATCAGATCCTCGTGCTGGAAGCTGGCGAAGTCGTCGAGCAGGGGACGCACGATGAGCTCATGGCTCTCGACGGGCGGTACAAGCAGCTCTACGACCGGCAGTACGGCCTTGAGCGGAACCGCTTCATCAATCCGGGGGAGGACTTCACGCCCGATCCGGCGCCCGTCGCTATCCCAAGGAGCCACGGGTAG
- the dinB gene encoding DNA polymerase IV, translating into MDAFYASVEQRDRPELRGRPVAVGGRPEGRGVVAAASYEAREFGVRSALSMAQAVRRCPQLEIVRPDFAKYRAISQQVFDLFRAVTPKVEPLSLDEAYLDVTENAWGEPYATRVAKRLKAQIRETTGLTASAGVAPNKFLAKIASGWQKPDGLTVVSHDRVEPFLQQLPVGALWGVGPVTERRLRKAGIERLVDVRAIDDAALHRLVGSHAESLRRLAHGIDERPVVAHRERKSKSSEQTYALDLVDMETIRAEIDRMARGSGDWLRRAGIRARTVTVKVRYDDFTTITRSHTARPATDDPDEVARRAQMLIDRTDAGARPVRLLGVGVHSLAADGDDDDPGETGHDWPRLWDLPPGEPAHP; encoded by the coding sequence ATGGACGCGTTCTACGCGTCGGTGGAACAGCGTGATCGGCCGGAGCTGCGCGGCAGGCCGGTCGCCGTGGGTGGACGGCCGGAAGGGCGCGGCGTGGTCGCGGCGGCCAGCTACGAGGCGCGCGAGTTCGGCGTCCGGTCGGCGCTGTCGATGGCGCAGGCGGTCCGCCGTTGTCCCCAACTGGAAATTGTCCGCCCCGATTTCGCGAAGTATCGCGCGATCTCGCAGCAAGTGTTCGATCTGTTTCGCGCCGTAACCCCCAAGGTGGAGCCCCTCTCGCTCGACGAGGCGTACCTCGACGTGACGGAAAACGCCTGGGGCGAACCGTATGCGACACGCGTCGCGAAGCGGTTGAAGGCGCAGATTCGGGAAACGACCGGCCTGACCGCATCCGCCGGCGTCGCTCCGAACAAGTTCCTCGCCAAGATCGCGTCGGGATGGCAGAAGCCGGACGGACTGACCGTCGTGTCGCACGACCGCGTCGAGCCGTTCCTCCAGCAGTTGCCGGTGGGCGCGCTGTGGGGTGTCGGCCCGGTCACCGAGCGCCGGCTGCGAAAAGCGGGCATCGAGCGGCTGGTGGACGTGCGCGCCATCGACGACGCGGCGCTCCATCGCCTGGTGGGAAGCCATGCCGAGTCGCTCCGGCGTCTGGCGCACGGCATCGACGAGCGCCCGGTGGTCGCGCACCGCGAGCGAAAGTCCAAGAGTTCGGAGCAGACCTACGCGCTCGATCTCGTCGATATGGAGACGATTCGGGCCGAGATCGATCGGATGGCGCGTGGCTCCGGCGACTGGCTGCGGCGCGCTGGCATCCGTGCGCGAACCGTCACCGTGAAGGTGCGCTATGACGACTTCACGACAATAACGCGGAGTCACACGGCGCGGCCCGCTACGGACGATCCCGACGAAGTCGCGCGCCGCGCGCAGATGCTGATCGATCGCACCGACGCCGGCGCCCGCCCGGTACGCCTCCTCGGGGTCGGCGTCCATAGTCTCGCCGCCGATGGTGACGACGACGATCCCGGCGAAACCGGCCACGACTGGCCCCGTCTCTGGGATCTCCCGCCCGGCGAGCCGGCGCATCCATGA
- the rsgA gene encoding ribosome small subunit-dependent GTPase A, with protein sequence MVTTTIPAKPATTGPVSGISRPASRRIHDAMSDRSVPPGLAALGWDKTFAAAFAALNDAALVPARVGIEHNHIYRVVTADGERMAQAAGRLRHEAAGQDQLPAVGDWVAVALNKTDDTATIRFVLPRRSSFARKAAGDPTTRQVVAANIDVVLVVAGLDRDFNPRRIARYLVAVAESGARPAVVLNKCDLCDDLDAAIAQVRDAAPGVPIHATCGKTGQGVDQLQPYLAPGRTAALLGSSGTGKSTLINRLLGEERQRTQPVRGIDQRGRHTTIHRELILGPGGGLIIDTPGLRELQIWDSARALEDAFADIDELAADCRFRDCQHGAEPGCAVRDAVDAGRLDPARLDQYRHLAEERELLVRRREELARRQERAQTRRKR encoded by the coding sequence ATGGTGACGACGACGATCCCGGCGAAACCGGCCACGACTGGCCCCGTCTCTGGGATCTCCCGCCCGGCGAGCCGGCGCATCCATGATGCGATGAGCGATCGCTCCGTGCCGCCCGGTCTGGCCGCACTTGGTTGGGACAAGACGTTCGCCGCCGCATTCGCGGCGCTGAACGACGCCGCGCTCGTTCCCGCGCGCGTCGGCATCGAGCACAACCACATCTACCGCGTCGTGACGGCGGACGGCGAACGGATGGCGCAGGCGGCGGGACGGCTACGGCACGAGGCGGCGGGCCAGGACCAGCTTCCCGCAGTGGGCGACTGGGTGGCGGTCGCCCTGAACAAGACCGACGACACCGCGACCATCCGCTTCGTCCTGCCGCGCCGCAGCAGCTTCGCCCGCAAGGCGGCGGGCGACCCGACGACGCGCCAGGTGGTGGCAGCGAACATCGACGTCGTCCTCGTCGTGGCCGGACTCGACCGCGATTTCAACCCGCGCCGTATCGCGCGGTATCTGGTCGCGGTGGCCGAGAGCGGAGCCCGGCCGGCCGTCGTGCTGAACAAGTGTGACCTGTGCGACGACCTGGATGCGGCGATCGCCCAGGTGCGGGACGCCGCGCCCGGCGTTCCGATACACGCCACATGCGGCAAGACCGGCCAGGGCGTCGATCAGCTCCAGCCCTATCTGGCGCCCGGCCGCACCGCGGCGCTGCTCGGGTCGTCCGGCACCGGCAAGTCGACCCTGATCAACCGCCTGCTCGGCGAGGAACGCCAGCGGACGCAGCCGGTCCGCGGCATCGATCAACGCGGCCGCCACACCACCATCCACCGCGAGCTCATCCTGGGCCCCGGCGGCGGCCTCATCATCGACACGCCGGGCCTGCGCGAGTTGCAGATCTGGGACAGCGCCCGTGCGCTGGAGGACGCCTTCGCCGACATCGACGAACTGGCCGCCGACTGCCGCTTCCGGGACTGCCAGCATGGCGCGGAACCGGGTTGCGCCGTCCGCGATGCGGTCGACGCGGGCCGCCTCGATCCCGCGCGGCTCGACCAGTACCGCCACCTTGCCGAGGAGCGAGAATTGCTGGTGCGGCGGCGCGAAGAACTGGCCCGCCGCCAGGAGCGGGCCCAGACCCGCAGGAAACGGTAG
- the queG gene encoding tRNA epoxyqueuosine(34) reductase QueG: MLKASEVKRMAREAGFDLCGIAPAEAFPELKYFDTWLAAGHAGEMRYLSRSAARRADVRNVVPAARSVVALGVIYNTDRPYSTEVGDPDAALISRYAWGEDYHDVLGRRADALLAEMREACDEPFEARWYVDTGPVQERVYAQYAGLGWIGKNTCLIHPEQGSWIFLGEIITSLALEPDAPQLDQCGTCTLCIEACPTDALREPWVLDSTRCLSYLTIELRGPIPETWRDAIGTHVYGCDICQDVCPYNHPAARSGDAAWRPRPALDQPTLIDLWRRSDADTQALLADSAMSRAKLNGFRRNVAVALGNRGTAAARAALDASGGAERASTRDPVVAEHVAWARRRDEP, translated from the coding sequence ATGCTGAAGGCGTCCGAGGTGAAGCGGATGGCCCGGGAGGCCGGGTTCGATCTGTGCGGCATCGCCCCCGCGGAAGCGTTCCCGGAACTGAAGTACTTCGACACGTGGCTGGCCGCGGGCCATGCCGGCGAGATGCGGTATCTGTCGCGGTCCGCGGCGCGACGGGCCGACGTGCGGAACGTGGTGCCGGCGGCGCGGTCCGTCGTTGCTCTGGGCGTCATCTACAACACCGACCGGCCGTACTCGACCGAGGTGGGCGACCCCGACGCGGCGCTCATCTCACGCTACGCCTGGGGCGAGGACTACCACGACGTGCTCGGCCGGCGCGCGGACGCTCTGCTGGCGGAAATGCGCGAGGCATGCGACGAGCCGTTCGAGGCGCGTTGGTACGTCGACACCGGACCCGTCCAGGAACGCGTCTACGCGCAGTACGCCGGCCTGGGCTGGATTGGGAAGAACACCTGTCTCATCCACCCCGAACAGGGGTCGTGGATCTTCCTCGGCGAGATCATCACCAGCCTTGCACTCGAGCCCGACGCGCCGCAGCTCGATCAGTGCGGCACGTGCACGCTCTGCATCGAGGCATGCCCGACCGACGCGCTGCGCGAGCCGTGGGTGCTCGATTCGACGCGATGCCTGTCGTACCTGACCATCGAGCTGCGCGGTCCGATCCCCGAGACCTGGCGCGACGCCATCGGCACGCACGTCTACGGTTGCGACATCTGCCAGGATGTCTGCCCCTACAACCATCCCGCGGCTCGCTCGGGCGACGCCGCGTGGCGGCCGCGGCCCGCTCTCGACCAACCGACGCTGATCGACCTGTGGCGCCGATCGGACGCGGATACTCAGGCGTTGCTCGCCGACAGCGCGATGTCGCGTGCGAAGCTGAACGGATTCCGGCGAAACGTGGCGGTCGCCTTGGGCAACAGGGGGACGGCCGCGGCCCGTGCGGCGCTCGACGCATCGGGCGGCGCGGAGCGCGCGTCGACACGGGATCCGGTCGTCGCGGAACATGTGGCGTGGGCGCGCCGGCGAGACGAACCGTGA